A genomic window from Vitis riparia cultivar Riparia Gloire de Montpellier isolate 1030 chromosome 18, EGFV_Vit.rip_1.0, whole genome shotgun sequence includes:
- the LOC117905522 gene encoding anther-specific proline-rich protein APG-like — protein MKKEEEDKRGETTERKEDKKGKSHSSWPFVSSPNPDTASTSVRPLRPSPPCEAPVQASTSEPPRPEAIPPPAKPTPKKRQAKPTLQTPPARRYLTRSGGRPLQKRARVESSEPIDLTRQSPVPSPVPSPAPSPVPSLTPLAKPQTSQPPPPEPQILSEPALEAIISLQCSLSLQFKAIWTAELGHSILSCVLTQLPFSCAQSLKDHFNCCEDIKWSSF, from the exons ATGAAGAAGGAGGAGGAAGACAAAAGGGGAGAAACTACTGAAAGAAAAGAGGACA aaaaagggaaaagtcaCAGCAGCTGGCCTTTCGTTTCCTCTCCAAACCCCGACACTGCTAGCACCTCTGTTCGTCCCCTCCGTCCATCGCCGCCGTGCGAGGCACCTGTGCAAGCTTCAACTTCTGAGCCACCGCGGCCAGAAGCCATTCCGCCTCCGGCCAAGCCCACGCCAAAGAAGCGCCAAGCCAAGCCGACATTGCAAACGCCTCCGGCGAGGCGTtaccttaccaggtcagggggccgGCCCCTGCAAAAGCGAGCTAGAGTGGAAAGCTCAGAGCCCATTGATTTAACAAGGCAGTCCCCTGTTCCATCCCCTGTTCCATCTCCAGCTCCATCTCCGGTGCCATCTCTGACACCGCTTGCGAAGCCTCAAACAAGCCAGCCGCCGCCTCCTGAGCCACAAATTCTATCTGAGCCAGCTCTAGAAGCGATAATCAGCCTCCAATGCTCACTCAGCCTCCAATTCAAGGCAATTTGGACTGCCGAGCTAGGCCATTCCATTCTGAGCTGTGTTTTGACACAGCTGCCTTTCAGTTGCGCCCAGAGCTTGAAGGATCATTTCAATTGCTGCGAAGATATCAAATGGAGCAGCTTCTGA